From Astatotilapia calliptera chromosome 19, fAstCal1.2, whole genome shotgun sequence, a single genomic window includes:
- the trmt61b gene encoding tRNA (adenine(58)-N(1))-methyltransferase, mitochondrial isoform X3: MALKVALHRLVFTHRTLTIWASSQRHSRHRDLLVNLSESVRDTRTFSGAAVKRNDNKEGTSDYSRLSTKVTSRKRRPLSPLERISGLLPQDALSPEVMQLREHESDKGAEIQGSVPNRTQVEVGDEDIVKKSEHEAHSPPVGAEELDTGSVHHREKQVWAALPGERLLTCGELLVAEYRRKKRVEFRKMFQLQTGARLESSWGVILHNDIAGQPAGLFLKTHRGVPIFIRRASLEDYVLCMKRGPAIAYPKDAASMLMMMDVTAGDCVLESGSGSGAMSLFLSKAVGSKGSVLSVEVREDHHRRAVLNYNRWRTSWSLRRGEEWPDNVQFHKADLCTASSLLAGRGFHAVALDLINPHLVLPTVIPHLHPGAVCAVYLANITQVTDLLEGVRCSTLPLLCERVIELPLREWVVAPALQKDGRYCNKKAQILDENLSQDGEASEESDKEDPDPPFGSIPYIARPHPEQMSHTAFLVKLRKCVQ, translated from the exons TTGAAAGTCGCGCTCCACAGACTTGTGTTTACGCACAGAACGCTGACAATTTGGGCATCCAGTCAGAGACACAGCCGGCACAGGGATTTACTTGTGAATCTCAGTGAAAGTGTCAGAGACACAAGAACTTTTTCAGGTGCTGCTGTGAAGCGTAACGATAATAAGGAGGGCACCTCCGACTATTCACGCCTGAGTACCAAGGTGACATCCAGGAAGAGGAGACCTCTGTCCCCGCTGGAGAGGATCAGTGGCCTGCTGCCCCAGGACGCATTGAGCCCTGAGGTGATGCAGCTGAGAGAGCATGAGTCAGATAAGGGGGCAGAGATCCAAGGATCAGTCCCAAATCGCACGCAGGTAGAAGTTGGGGATGAGGATATCGTTAAAAAGTCTGAACATGAGGCTCACAGTCCACCTGTTGGAGCAGAAGAGTTGGACACCGGCTCAGTTCATCACCGGGAAAAGCAGGTGTGGGCGGCTCTGCCCGGGGAAAGGTTGCTTACCTGTGGAGAGCTGCTTGTTGCAGAGTATCGCAGAAAGAAGCGCGTGGAATTCAGGAAGATGTTCCAGCTGCAGACAGGGGCCcgtctggagagcagctgggggGTCATACTGCACAATGACATTGCAGGGCAGCCAGCAGGGCTGTTTCTGAAGACCCACCGGGGGGTCCCCATCTTTATAAGGCGAGCTAGTTTGGAGGATTATGTGCTGTGTATGAAGCGGGGACCTGCAATTGCCTACCCTAAG gATGCAGCTTCTATGTTAATGATGATGGACGTCACAGCGGGAGACTGTGTCCTGGAGTCAGGATCTGGATCGGGGGCCATGTCTCTATTCCTGTCAAAAGCAG TCGGCTCTAAGGGCAGCGTGCTGAGCGTAGAAGTCAGGGAGGATCATCACAGGAGAGCTGTGCTTAACTACAACCGCTGGAGGACATCATGGAGTCTGCGACGAGGGGAGGAGTGGCCCGATAACGTCCAGTTTCACAAGGCTGACCTCTGCACAGCCTCTTCGCTCCTTGCTGGTCGGGGATTTCATGCG GTTGCTCTTGATCTGATCAACCCTCACCTGGTTTTACCCACTGTGATTCCACATCTCCACCCCGGAGCTGTGTGTGCCGTCTACCTCGCCAA CATAACTCAAGTCACCGACCTGCTGGAAGGAGTTCGATGTTCAACACTCCCTTTACTGTGTGAACGCGTCATAGAGCTTCCACTCCGGGAATGGGTGGTGGCTCCAGCCCTTCAGAAGGATGGACGATACTGCAACAAGAAAGCCCAAATCCTGGATGAAAACCTAAGTCAGGACGGCGAGGCATCGGAGGAGAGTGACAAAG AAGACCCCGACCCACCTTTTGGGAGTATCCCTTACATTGCTCGACCTCACCCTGAACAAATGAGCCACACAG cTTTCCTGGTGAAACTGAGGAAGTGTGTGCAGTAA
- the spdya gene encoding speedy protein A, producing the protein MMKTPPSVTLRVKRKNVRPIRRNLSLSRHRGQNTRGVVWSIQSNQGDLYFTKVPQSTVVQRQEMAAYFHLFEDDLIKDFLRVDGCYKLTDKYLLAMTFVYFKRACFTSTEYTRKNFFIALYLANTMEEDEEESKYEIFPWALGKNWKKLFPRFLEQRDKLWARIEYRAAVSRRCCEEVMAIVSSHFVWQRQRSDHHGGAQRQYNDGDRVRFPRGPYASPVSCSLCKRDTRIGHTSSLQRLSCANPKGGNDSSCKSTLNTFMDWINE; encoded by the exons ATGATGAAAACTCCTCCCTCTGTTACCCTTCGGGTCAAACGCAAAAATGTTCGCCCAATCAGAAGAAACCTCAGCCTCAGCAGACACCGTGGTCAGAACACCCGGGGTGTGGTGTGGAGTATCCAGTCAAACCAGGGTGACCTGTATTTTACCAAAGTGCCTCAGTCAACTGTTGTCCAGCGGCAGGAAATGGCAGCATATTTCCATCTTTTTG AGGATGACCTGATAAAAGACTTTCTAAGGGTGGATGGTTGCTATAAATTGACAGACAAG TACCTCCTAGCCATGACCTTTGTGTACTTCAAAAGGGCCTGCTTCACTAGTACTGAATACACCAGAAAGAATTTTTTCATTGCACT GTATCTTGCCAACACcatggaggaggatgaggaggagagcAAGTATGAAATTTTTCCGTGGGCACTGGGCAAGAACTGGAAAAAACTGTTTCCCCGCTTCCTTGAGCAGCGAGACAAGCTGTGGGCTCGCATAGAGTACAGAGCTGCTGTCAGCAGGCGCTGCTGTGAAGAG GTGATGGCCATTGTGTCCTCTCATTTCGTGTGGCAGCGGCAGCGTTCCGATCACCATGGCGGTGCCCAGCGGCAGTATAATGATGGCGACCGTGTCCGTTTTCCCCGTGGGCCCTATGCCTCACCTGTGTCCTGTTCCCTATGTAAGCGTGACACCAGAATAGGCCACACCTCCTCCCTCCAGAGGCTCAGCTGTGCAAATCCCAAAGGAG ggAATGACTCTTCCTGCAAGTCGACATTGAACACCTTCATGGACTGGATTAATGAGTAG
- the pcare1 gene encoding photoreceptor cilium actin regulator — MGCSPSKGNNFGTLGAMRKGRMLPPAPQDNPRDPQFEDEENHVSSGATNGATKEKKTGGQTQVLQKESHMTPQKKRLDTEQVNMEAVNIDKLGNQATEKSTVSQRKEKHNDKQDVADKRLNRKPKKNAKGAKVLKKKDKDKLSEEHKVDFPEPLVKAHQAAYAFLNPSINKYDVLLGLLEQAAETQVSVQPMVAFMALRYEEIIQGLEDMVEEGEKILKENGEHLAWPSQMKNLSSSTPLKSGSPNIEPPPDLLQQLLQYTTQRMRNVSQTVGRIGDCALEEAVEYFASVSELLEEKLKVKRATESRLMQLLSRIEMASLHKPGPEDSALFSEDSGIGAENESLAGSERRQRRESCESTGTNRATPVSPLRRVSRRKLRGQISPSVSLTSLNSLGSTCTIMANDQRDSLLGSVSTEYGEEDVNDYDEVDRDIGDIQEAVQKQFNCSPVDCKLQEPRRLPPKRIENPQNLEMTMKMKNAISGRIQFVSSQNPSSKTKASTSTKTSTQDWTDDEVRSPRRPQTAAAVRKAQVKKTPVNRGQRSRSADSLRSKGEDPTLLELERTQKDLNRRLQSINKSKEERKTRTDPLKRNQGNSPAQSPAINQRQPSLEKKNNPQPPKDKASPTKSNSKKQEATSEVDDDKQKDKNIPKGLIKATPPPSPPLSPQPSSGLHRGRNSVKKLIDTFSQGIEELEGPKVLGPLKGVRKCGVPVLPGLGNVEAVLTAGITSCRSESTTCEKTDLDLDSLPPPAMEVLLDNSFESAQSTSTSVAADGATKVGRSPLLKRGLISQRLKASVQSVTVLPSKGGLPQTSKHISPVRVEQQETFPLSKVNQPDSEIKKDSLYQQLRKNIQLKPSSNSQSEKLSTSYVGPCVTQTELRDIQDGGNISVPGFNTTASSVPASVETSQTPATPPVSRGRMLPSTPSTPSSLHRRLPSPHNFKNQPTPPSSSSPSLNRTLPTPPALQRRLPSPPVSKQNISSSNSVASYPFKAPSPPASPKVQRWSRENSSEDSSSARTISNARSVFCPVSLSMFEAQPCSVSKPPQAWTSTKVSFLLHTFETRGRTPASVHGPRPFIRRSHSDRRQSLSLPQQSQRTSVAETCGSEPAIYSQGLNCEPTRDDDSWGSQSDLRTTTRSASHPDLCVVGRALHKD, encoded by the exons ATGGGTTGCTCACCATCTAAAGGTAACAATTTTGGCACTCTGGGTGCTATGAGGAAGGGGAGAATGCTACCCCCTGCACCTCAAGACAACCCCAGAGATCCACAGTTTGAAGATGAGGAAAATCATGTTTCATCTGGAGCTACAAATGGAGCTACAAAGGAAAAGAAGACAGGTGGACAAACCCAGGTACTTCAGAAAGAGTCACACATGACACCACAGAAAAAGAGGCTTGATACTGAGCAAGTGAATATGGAAGCAGTTAACATAGATAAGCTGGGGAATCAAGCAACAGAAAAAAGCACAGTATCACAgaggaaagagaaacacaatGACAAACAGGATGTGGCAGACAAAAGGCTTAACAGGAAACcaaagaaaaatgccaaaggTGCAAAAGTTCTTAAAAAGAAGGACAAAGACAAGCTATCTGAAGAGCACAAAGTGGACTTTCCAGAACCCTTGGTAAAAGCTCACCAAGCTGCGTATGCCTTTTTGAATCCTAGCATAAACAAATATGATGTTTTGCTTGGACTCTTAGAACAAGCAGCTGAAACTCAGGTTTCTGTTCAGCCTATGGTTGCCTTCATGGCTCTACGTTACGAGGAAATAATTCAGGGACTAGAAGACAtggtggaggagggagaaaaaattttaaaagaaaatggcgAACATCTTGCTTGGCCAAGCCAAATGAAAAATCTCTCATCCTCTACCCCTCTGAAGTCTGGCTCTCCCAATATCGAACCCCCACCGGATTTGTTGCAGCAGCTGCTTCAGTACACCACACAGAGAATGAGAAATGTGAGCCAGACTGTTGGAAGAATTGGGGACTGTGCTTTAGAAGAGGCAGTGGAGTATTTTGCCTCCGTTTCAGAGCTTTTAGAGGAGAAACTTAAAGTCAAACGTGCAACAGAGAGTAGGTTAATGCAACTCTTATCCCGCATTGAAATGGCCTCTCTGCACAAGCCTGGCCCAGAGGATTCAGCTCTCTTTAGTGAGGACAGTGGAATTGGGGCTGAGAATGAATCCCTTGCTGGATCTGAGAGACGCCAAAGACGAGAGAGTTGTGAGTCTACCGGGACAAATAGAGCTACTCCTGTCAGTCCTCTGCGAAGAGTGTCAAGGAGAAAGCTTCGGGGTCAAATAAGTCCTAGTGTGTCCCTTACCTCACTCAACTCTCTAGGTTCTACATGTACCATAATGGCTAATGACCAAAGAGACTCATTGCTCGGATCTGTCTCCACAGAGTACGGGGAAGAGGATGTCAATGATTATGATGAGGTGGACAGAGATATAGGAGATATCCAAGAAGCAGTTCAAAAGCAATTTAATTGTTCTCCTGTAGACTGTAAGCTACAAGAACCTCGACGTTTACCCCCAAAGAGGATAGAAAATCCTCAAAATCTAGAAATGactatgaaaatgaaaaatgcaataAGTGGTAGGATACAGTTTGTATCGTCACAAAACCCTAGTTCTAAAACAAAGGCATCAACGAGCACAAAAACTAGCACACAGGATTGGACAGATGATGAGGTACGATCTCCAAGGAGGcctcaaacagcagcagctgtacGAAAGGCACAAGTGAAAAAGACCCCGGTGAACAGGGGTCAGCGTTCCCGGTCAGCAGATTCCCTTCGGAGCAAAGGGGAAGATCCTACTCTTCTTGAACTAGAAAGGACCCAGAAAGATTTAAACCGGAGATTGCAGagcataaataaaagcaaagaagaaagaaaaacaaggactGATCCTTTAAAACGAAACCAAGGAAACTCACCAGCACAATCTCCAGCAATAAATCAGAGACAGCCTtcattagaaaagaaaaacaacccccAACCACCTAAAGACAAGGCAAGTCCTACAAAGTCCAATAGTAAAAAACAGGAGGCAACCAGTGAAGTTGATGATGataaacaaaaagacaagaatATACCCAAGGGTCTTATAAAAGCCACTCCACCTCCTAGCCCCCCTTTATCACCCCAACCATCTTCTGGCCTTCACAGAGGTAGGAATTCAGTCAAAAAACTGATTGATACATTCAGTCAAGGAATAGAGGAACTAGAAGGTCCCAAAGTCCTGGGGCCTCTCAAAGGTGTGCGAAAATGTGGTGTTCCAGTGTTACCCGGTTTAGGAAATGTAGAAGCTGTGCTGACTGCTGGGATAACTAGCTGTAGGTCTGAATCTACAACATGTGAGAAAACAGATTTAGACCTGGATAGTCTTCCTCCACCAGCAATGGAAGTATTATTGGACAATTCCTTTGAAAGCGCTCAGAGTACATCAACTAGTGTAGCAGCAGATGGTGCAACAAAAGTAGGAAGATCACCTTTGTTGAAAAGGGGTTTAATATCACAACGATTGAAGGCCTCAGTTCAGTCAGTGACGGTACTGCCAAGCAAAGGAGGCTTACCACAAACCTCCAAACACATTTCCCCTGTTAGAGTGGAACAACAAGAGACATTTCCTCTGTCTAAGGTCAATCAACCAGATTCGGAAATCAAAAAGGATTCCTTATATCAGCAACTCAGAAAGAACATACAACTAAAACCCTCTTCAAACTCTCAGTCAGAGAAATTGTCAACAAGTTACGTAGGACCGTGTGTCACTCAAACAGAATTGAGAGACATACAAGATGGTGGTAACATTTCAGTGCCTGGATTCAACACCACAGCATCTTCTGTGCCTGCTTCGGTAGAGACTAGCCAAACACCTGCCACCCCACCTGTGTCTAGAGGGCGAATGTTGCCTTCCACACCTTCTACTCCAAGCAGCTTACATCGAAGACTTCCCAGTCCCCACAATTTCAAAAATCAGCCTACTCCACCCTCTTCATCTAGCCCCTCTCTTAACAGAACACTTCCTACACCACCTGCGCTTCAGAGGAGACTCCCCAGCCCACCCGTATCAAAGCAGAACATTTCGAGCTCAAACTCAGTCGCTTCATACCCTTTCAAAGCACCATCTCCCCCAGCTTCACCAAAAGTACAAAGATGGTCAAGGGAAAATAGCAGTGAAGACTCATCAAGTGCTAGGACAATTAGTAATGCACGTTCAGTCTTCTGTCCCGTTTCTCTGTCCATGTTTGAAGCCCAGCCTTGTTCAGTAAGCAAGCCCCCGCAAGCATGGACCTCAACCAAAGTTTCATTCCTCTTACATACTTTTGAGACACGTGGGAGGACTCCTGCATCTGTCCATGGGCCACGACCCTTTATCAGACGTAGCCATTCAGACCGGAGGCAGAGTCTAAGTCTACCACAACAATCACAACGCACCTCAGTGGCTGAGACTTGTGGGAGTGAACCAGCGATATATTCACAGGG GCTAAACTGTGAACCAACCAGAGATGATGACTCATGGGGTAGCCAATCAGACCTCAGAACGACAACACGCTCTGCATCACACCCAGACCTGTGTGTTGTTGGACGTGCCTTGCACAAGGACTAA